The genomic region CCGACCTGGTGATGCAGTCGTTCTGTCATACCGCCGCCTATCCGAAGCCGGTCGACGTCGAGATGCAGCACACGCTGCCCGACTTCATCATGAACCGCGGCGGCGTCTCCTTGCGTCCCGGCGACGGCATCATCCATTCCTGGCTGAACCGGATGCTCCTGCCCGACACCGTCGGCACCGGCGGCGATTCGCACACCCGCTTTCCGATCGGCATTTCGTTCCCGGCCGGTTCCGGCCTCGTCGCGTTCGCGGCTGCGACCGGGGTGATGCCGCTGGACATGCCCGAATCGGTGCTGGTGCGCTTCAAGGGCACGATGCAGCCCGGCATCACGCTGCGCGACATGGTCAATGCGATTCCTTATGCCGCATTGCAAAAAGGGCTTCTGACCGTCGAGAAAAAAGGCAAGAAGAACGTCTTTTCCGGCCGCATTCTCGAAATCGAAGGACTTCCGGATCTGAAAGTCGAACAGGCCTTCGAATTGTCCGACGCTTCGGCCGAACGCTCGGCCGGCGGCTGCACGATCCGCTTGAACGAAGCGCCGATCCGCGAATACCTGACCTCGAACGTGACCTTGCTGAAATGGATGATTGCCCAGGGTTACGGCGATCGGCGCACGCTCGAGCGCCGAATCAGGGCGATGGAAGACTGGCTCGCGAATCCGGTGCTGCTGGAACCCGATCCGGACGCCGAATACGCCGAGATCATCGAGATCGACATGGACGAGATCAAGGAACCTTTGCTGGCCTGCCCCAACGATCCGGACGACATCAAGCCGCTGTCGGAAGTTGCCGGCACGAAGATCGACGAAGTCTTTCTCGGCTCCTGCATGACCAACATCGGTCATTTCCGTGCCGCCGGCAAACTGCTGGAGCAGCAGAAAGGCGAACTGCCGACCCGTCTGTGGGTGGCGCCGCCGACCAGAATGGATCAGAACCAGTTGACCGAGGAAGGCTATTACGGCACTTTCGGCAAAGTCGGAGCCCGCACCGAAATGCCCGGCTGCTCGCTGTGCATGGGCAATCAGGCGCGGGTTAGGGACAATGCGACCGTGGTCTCGACTTCGACCCGCAATTTCCCGAACCGGCTCGGCAACGGCGCGAACGTGTATCTGGCGTCGGCCGAACTGGCCGCCGTCTGTTCCTTGCTCGGCAGGATTCCGACCGTCGAGGAATACCGGCAGTATGCGGAACGGATCGGTGCGACCGCGGACGATACCTACCGTTATCTGAATTTCGACCGGATGGACGGCTATCGGAAACAAGCGGATAAAGTGGCCCTGGACGTTTAAGAGCCCGGCAGCGTTCCGGTCCTCCTTTTCGTTGCGGAGGGTCGGAGCCTTTCCGGCGGAGATGCAGCCGCATTATCGGCCTCATGCTGAAAAAAATTGCTCAGAAGATTACCTCGTCTTCCTCGTCCGAATTGTTGCCCGATCTGGCCGGAATGCTGGAACAGCGCTACCGGGATCAGGTGGCGCAGCGGCATATTCAGTGCGATCCGGCTCAAATCGAGGCCTTGCGCCGGTTGCAGGCGCTTTTGGACAGCCTGCTGGCGAATCTGAGCTATCGGAGCCTGCCGGCGGCGCGAAGGTTGCTCGTCAAGCGTCCTCCCGAATGCAAAAGCCTCTACATATACGGCGACGTCGGTCGGGGCAAATCGATGTTGATGGACTGGTTTTACGAAGCCTGTCCTTTCAGTCGGAAGCGGCGAGTTCATTTCAACACCTTCATGCTGGAAGTTCATGCGTTCATCCATCAATGCCGGCAACGGAACAAGACGGGCGCGATCGAGGCACTGGCGGATCATATCAGGGAATCGGCGCTGCTGCTGTGCTTCGATGAATTCCATGTGACCGACATTGCCGATGCGATGATTCTGGGGCGACTGTTCGGCCAGTTGTTCGAACGCGGCATCGTGACCGTGATGACCTCCAACCGTCCCCCGAGCGAATTGTATCAGGGCGGCCTGCAACGAGAGCAGTTCCTTTTTTTCATCAAAGTGCTGGAAAGCCGGGCCGACATTGTCGAACTGGCGGCGAAGGAAGATTTCCGGCTGGGCCATTTGCGGTCTTTGAAAAAGACCTATTATTTCCCGATCGATCGGCAGGCCGACCTCTTCATCAAACACTGCTTCGAGGAATTGACCGATCATTCCGCGATAGAGCCGCGCATCTTGCCGTTGCTGGGCCGGACGGTGCAATTGTCCGCCGCTCACGGAGACGTCGCGCTCAGTTCGTTTGAAGAGCTTTGCGTGCAGCCGCTCGGCGCCGCCGACTATCTGCTGATTGCCGGAGAATTCAGCACGCTGATCGTGTCGGACATCCCGAAACTGACCACGGCCAACCGCAACGAAGCGAAACGCTTCGTCACGCTGATCGATGCGCTCTACGAGCATAAGGTCAAACTGATCTGCACGGCCGAAGTGGATGTTCCCGAGCTCTACACCGAAGGCGACGGGGCTTTCGAATTCAAGCGCACGGTCTCGAGGTTGATGGAAATGCAATCGGACCATTACCTCAAGGCCGAGCACATCAGCGCGTTGAAGAAATAGAGGCTGCGTTTTCACTGCCGATCCACCGAGGTGCTTGGGCCTGGGCGCCCGGCTTTATCCCGATCAGGCTCTGGTTTAGCGGGGCGCCGACGTTCGAACTTTGTTTCTTCTTCCGGGTCTTAAATGCTGTATTCGGCCAAATCCGGAACTGTTCCGGCATAAAACCGGCGGGACGAAAGGTCTGGTTTCAGGTGCCATGACAGACGTGCCGAAGCCGTACGGTTCTCCGGCGCCCTCAAACTGAAAAAGAGGCGGTTTGCAATGAACGGAATGCCCACAGGGACTCTGTCCCGCTCTTATCCAAAGCCCAAAAATCCGAACGCAGGAAAACGGTCATGCCGTTGCCTATAGCCGATTATGCACTCATCGGCAATACGCGGACGGCTGCTCTGGTGGGGCGCGACGGTTCGATCGACTGGTTGTGTTTGCCCCGTTTCGATTCGGCGGCCTGCTTCGCATCGCTGCTGGGCACTCCGGAGCACGGGCGCTGGCTCGTCGCTCCTGCCGGCGAAATCAAGGAAATCAAGCGCCGTTACCGTCCGGGCACGTTGATTCTGGAAACCGATTTTACCACCGTCGAAGGACAGGTGCGCCTGATCGATTGCATGCCGCTCTGGCCGGGCCGATCGGATGTCGTCCGGTTGGTGCAGGGCATCAAGGGCTGCGTCCCGATGCGCATGGACCTCAGGATCCGTTTCGACTACGGTTCCATCGTGCCGTGGGTTCATTCCCTGGAAGGCGGGCTGGCGGCGATGGCCGGACCGGATGCCTTGGAGCTTCGGACCATCGTCAATCTGCACGGTGAAGATTTCAAGACGATCGCCGACTTTTCGGTTATCGAAGGCCAGTTGATTCCGTTCGTGCTGTCCTACTTCGCCTCGCACGAGCCGCCTCCGCTGCCGATCGATCCTTTTGCTTCGGTCAATGCCGCGACGGTCTGGTGGGAGTCCTGGTCGAAACACTGCACTTATCACGGACCCTGGCTCGATAAGGTGCAGCGTTCGGTGATTACTCTGAAAGCGCTCACTTTTGCGCCCACCGGCGGCATCGTGGCCGCTCCAACGACTTCCCTGCCCGAACAGCCGAAAGGAATACGCAACTGGGATTATCGTTTTTGCTGGCTGCGCGACGCCACTTTTACCCTTTATGCGCTGCTGAGCTCCGGTTTCCGGCAGGAAGCGGCGGCCTGGCGGGAATGGCTGATCCGGGTGGCCGCCGGCCGCCCCCAGGATCTTCAGATCCTTTACGGCCTCGCCGGAGAACGCCGTCTCCATGAGACCTCCCTTGGCTGGCTGCCCGGCTATCAGGGAGCCGCACCGGTGCGCATAGGAAATGCCGCCAGCGAGCAATTCCAGCTTGACGTTTACGGAGAAGTCATGGATGCACTTCACCTGACCCGCATTGCCGGGCTGGATCCCGAGGCGCATGCCTGGGAAATCCAGAAGGTGCTGATGGATTTTCTGGAATCCTCCTGGCAGCGTCCGGACAACGGCATTTGGGAAGTGCGGGGCGGTCCCCGGCACTTCACCCATTCCAAAATGATGGCCTGGGTCGGGGTGGATCGGGCCGTGAAAGCCGTCGAACGTTTCGGTCTGGACGGGCCGGTGGAACGCTGGCGGGAATTGCGCGGGCGCATCCACGCCGAGGTGTGCGAGCGGGGCTTCAATCCGGAGCTGGGCAGTTTCGTGCAGTCCTACGATTCGACGCGATTGGACGCCAGTCTGTTGATGATGCCTCTGGTCGGTTTTCTACCGCCGAAAGACGAGCGGGTGCGGGGGACGGTCGAGGCGATCGAGAGAGAGTTGCTTCAGGATGGATTGGTGCTGCGCTACGTCACCTCGGGCGAGGTGGACGGGCTGCCGCCGGGGGAAGGTTTTTTTCTGCCTTGCTCATTCTGGCTGGTCGACAATCTGGCCATGCTGGGCCGTCATGACGAAGCGTACCGGTTGTTCGAGCGGCTTCTGTTGTTCGGCAACGACGTCGGCCTGTTTTCGGAGGAATACGACCCTCGCGCCCGCTGCCTTCTGGGTAATTTTCCCCAGGCGATGACCCACGTGGCGCTGGTGAACAGCGCCGGCCATTTGTCTTCCGGGACCGATCCGAGCCGTCATCGAAGAATGGGTAGTGAAAATGGCTATGCCTTTCCTTGAACCTCCGGAGCCGGCAAGGGAGCTGAAGCCGTAAATTGAACTAGTCAAAAAATGGAGCAGTCTCAAAAATTATGCGGAAAACAGCTTTGTTGGTCATCCGGAAATTTACCAAAGCTGAAAAATTCGAATCGATATCCACGTAATAAAGCAGGGGTAATCACTATTCTGTCCGGGCGAATAAGTGCCCATTAGAGCTTTTCCTCTATAACCGGCGGAAGATGCTTTTATCCAATGTTTATTAAGGAGGTATCCCATGTTAACAACAAAACCGTTCCCGGCAATTCTTTTCTTTACGGCTTTCGTTTTTTTTGCTTCCCCTCTTCTAGCCCAAACCGAGGAAGAACAGCAGGAAGAATCTTTTAGCCAACCTGTTGAAAATTTAACCGGTCATGTGGGCGATGTGCCGGTTTATTCCCATATTTACGGCGCGGATTTCATGAACGAGCAAGAGCGGTGCAATTATTTACTGACTCTGGACGGGATGAAGACAAAAAAAGAACGGGATGAATTCCGGGCCAGACACCGCGACAAAATCGACAGGCTGCGTAAAGAACGCGGCGGTTGACGTAGGCCATTCTTGCCCGGCCGGAGAAAAAAGTACGGCCGGTCCAATGGATTGCCTCTGCATGTTCCGTTAGCCGGTTTGGAACGGGAAAGCGGGAGAAGGGACATTGACGCGGCGGTACGGGAATGCCGGTTTTCCCGCTGTGTAAAGAGCAGAAGCCGGCGAGATCGTCCGGATACGGCAAAAGACAAAAAGCCGTAGCCCGGCGTATTTGCTTTTTTCATTTTCAAACCCAGGATAAAGCCGCAACATGATCGACAAGAATCCGGGAGTCCGGAATTCAGAATCCTCCGAAAGGCCGGAGCGACGCTCTTCCCGACCCCGTTATTTGGTGTGGTTTTTATTGATATTGCTGTTCTCCTGGTACTGGTACGGCATTGAGCAAACCCGGCCGCCGCTGAACCTTTCGTATACCGAATTCAAGGCCAGGGTGCGGGCCGATCAAGTGGCTGAAGCGACTTTGCGGGGCGACCAGGTCTCCGGCGTTTTGCGGGAAGATTCTTCGAAGAAACATACCGCCGCCGAAGAACGACAGCCCCCGCCTCGTTTTATCACCACACTGCCTCCGATCGACGATCCCGAGCTGATTCCCTTGCTGGAAAAACACGGAGTGAACGTCAGCGCCGAGTCGGAACAGGCCCGATGGTGGCAGCAGGCCTTGATCGGTCTGATTCCCTGGTTGTTCATTCTCGCTTTTTTATGGTATTCCCCCCGCCGGATGCAGGAGAACATGACCGGCGGCGAAGGCCCGGGCGGACTCTTCGGCTTCGGTAAATCCAGGGCCAAACGTTTTCGCAGCGGAGAGTCCCGGATTACCTTCGACGACGCGGCCGGGCTGGAAAATGCCAAGCGCGACATGCGCGAGATCACCGGCTATCTGAAAGATCCCGCCCGCTACCGGAAATTGGGTGCGTACATCCCGAAGGGCATTCTGTTGATGGGGCCGCCGGGCACCGGCAAGACCCTGATGGCCAAAGCGATGGCCGGTGAAGCCGGAGTGCCGTTCTTCAGCATCAGCGGCTCCGAATTCATTGAAATGTTCGTCGGGGTGGGCGCCTCGAGGGTGCGGGACCTGTTCGAAAGCGCAAAAAAAGAGGCGCCGGCCGTTATTTTCATCGATGAAATCGACTCGGTAGGCAGAGCGCGCGGTGCCGGCCTGGGCGGCGGCCATGACGAGCGGGAGCAGACCCTGAACCAGATACTGGGCGAAATGGACGGCTTCGATCCGCATGAAGCCGTGGTCGTTCTGGCCGCCACCAACCGTCCCGACGTGCTCGATGCCGCCCTGCTTCGGCCGGGACGCTTCGACCGCAAGATCACGCTGGATTTGCCCGATAAAAAAGCGCGCCTGCAGATTCTGAAAATTCACAGCAAAGCGGTGCCGTTGACGAGCGACGTCGACATGGAACGCTTGGCGGCGCTGACCGCGGGATTCGCCGGAGCGGATCTGGAGAACCTGGTGAACGAAGCGGCGCTGATGGCCGGCCGCGAGTATAAGGAACAGGTCGATATGGCGTTGCTGTTGAACGCACGCGACAAGGTCGTGCTCGGAGGCAAACGCGAACTGGCCATCGGCGACCGGGAAAAAAGACTGATCGCCTATCACGAGGCGGGGCATGCCGTTGCCGCGAGCCTGCTGCCTCACGCCGATCCGCTGGACAAAGTTACCGTCATTCCCCGCGGCCGGGCCCTGGGTGCGACCGAACAGGTTCCGGAAGAGGAGCGGCATAATCTGAGTGAAAGTTATTTGCGCGATCGCATCGGCGTGATGCTGGGCGGCCGCGTATCCGAAAAATTGATTTTTGGAGAATTCAGCTCCGGCGCCGAGAACGATCTCAAGGAAGCGACCCGCCTGGCCCGTCAAATGGTGAGCCATTGGGGCATGAGCGACAAGCTCGGCCCTCTCGCCTTCCATCGCGGCGAAGAACACGTTTTTCTGGGCCGCGAAATAGCCCAGCCCCGGGATTTCAGCGAATACACCGCGCGAATCATCGACGGCGAGATCGGCGCTTTGCTGCGCGGCATTGAAAAGGAAATCGCCGACCTGCTCAGGGACTACCGTCCGCAACTGGACGCTCTCGCCGAGGCGTTGCTGGAAAACGAAACGCTGGAGGCTGCGGAGATTCGGGCCATCATCGAGTCGAAACCCGCCGTCGCGTACAGGAAGGCGGTGCAGGGCTGACTCAGCGTTCCCGGTGCCAGATCAGCCGGCCGTTCCGGTAAACGGCTTTGACCCGGTGGTAAGGCACGGCATGGAGCCGCCCTTCTTCATCGATCAGTTCAAACGAAAAATGATCGTTCTTCGGAAAGATCAGCTCCTTGAAAGCGACCATCAGGACCTGTTGTTCGATCCGGTCGTAATAGCCGATCCTGAAATCGTCCTTCGCCCAATCCGCATCCCAACGAATGCGGCTCAATAACGCTTGTATCGGCTGCATCGGCTTCGGTCAATAAATTGCAGAAAAAATGTCAGGCACGATACACAGCCGGCCTGGCGCCGGAAAACCAATTCCAACGTTTTCGACAGTACCGGCGGTGAATCGTTCGCGAATTGCCGAAAAGCTTAAACCCGGACTATTCCTATGGGAATGATCCTGTGATAGATTAATCCTGATTCGATTTGTCGGGCCTGGACGTCCGAAATTGCTGGATTTTTGTCATTTACCCGGCAAAAAAAAAGATGCACTGTATCGTAATTCAAAAATATACCAGCAAGGAGTTCGGTCATGACCTACGCCAGAACAACGCCTTTAATGCAACATCGCCGCATTGCGATGGTGGTCTATCCCGACTGCGAAATCATGGACGTGACCGGGCCGATGGATGTGTTTTGCTTCGCGAATTACGCCTTGCGCCTGTCAGGGCGGATTGCCGAAACGGAGTCGGTCTATTCGCTGTCGCTGATCGCCGAACAGTCCGGACCGATCAGGACCGCTTCAGGAATGCGGCTCTGCGCCGATCTGGCGTATGAAGACATTCCCGAAGACACCGACACGTTGATGGTGACCGGCGCGCCCTTTACCGTGGACTCCTGGCGCGACGAGAAACTCAAACGGTGGCTGCCGGGCATGGCGCTCAAGGTCAGGCGCGTGGTGTCGATCTGCACCGGTGCGTTCGTATTGGCCGAATGCGGTTTGTTGAACCACCGCAAGGCCACTACCCACTGGCTTTTTTGCGAGCAAATAGCCAGCCAGTATCGGGACGTTCAGATTCTGCCCGACAAAATCTTCGTGCGCGACGGCAATGTCTATACCTCCGGCGGCGTCACCGCCGGCATCGATCTGGCGCTGAGCCTGGTCGAAGAGGACTGGGGCTGGGAAGTGGCGGCCAGCGTGGCCAGGGGCATGCTGATCTTCATGCGCCGTCCGGGCGGGCAGTCCCAATTCAGCAGCTACATCTTCAATGAAGCCAAAACCCGCAAGGATTTCCGCGAATTGCAGGCGTGGATCGTCAGCCATCCGGAAGAGGATCTCAGCGTGGAAAGTCTGGCCGGGCGCATGGCCATGAGCCCCAGGAACTTTTCCCGCGTTTTCTGCCAGGAAATCGGCCTGACGCCGGCCAAGTTCGTCGAACGCGTGCGCCTGGAAGCGGCGCGCAACCTGATGCTGCGCTCCGACCATCCGATGGAAAGCATTGCCAGCCAGTGCGGATTCAACAACTCGGAGCAAATGCGCCGTTCGTTTCAACGGTTTTTAAATGTAACGCCTCAGGAGTATCGATCGAATTTCAAATAGCCGCTTCGGGCCGGGAGCCGGCAACCGTATATAAAAATCATAATAATAAAAAGGGGGGTACACTGCATGCGAATTTTATTGATTTCATCCTCGTACAACGGCTTGTGCCAAAGGGCGCACGTCGAGCTGGAAGCCTTGGGACACGATATTTCGATTACGCTGGCGCTGAGCCCAGACGATATCCGAAAAGGCGTCACCTTCTTTCAGCCCGACCTGATCATCTGTCCGTTCCTGAAGGAAAAAATACCCGAAGACGTCTGGAGCAAGCACCTGTGCCTGATCATCCATCCGGGCATCAAGGGCGACCGGGGGCCTTCGTCGCTGGACTGGGCGATCCTGCACGGCGAGCAGGAATGGGGCGTGACCGTCCTGCAGGCGGTCGAAGAGATGGACGCCGGCGATATCTGGGCCGCCGAAACGTTCAAGATGCGCCCCGCCAGCAAGGCCGGCATTTACCGGCGCGAATTGACGCAGGCCGCGATCAAGGCGATGCTGCTGGCGGTCAAGCGCGTCGAATCCGGCAGCTACCGGCCCGAACCGCTCGATTATTCGAAACCGGACGTACGCGGCGAGCTCCGGCCGCTGATGAAGCAGCAGGAACGGAAGATCGACTGGGAACACGACCACGTCGCGACCATCCTGAAAAAAATCAATGCCGCCGACAGCGCGCCCGGCGTG from Methylosarcina fibrata AML-C10 harbors:
- the acnB gene encoding bifunctional aconitate hydratase 2/2-methylisocitrate dehydratase, which codes for MLENYRKHVEERAAEGIVPKPLDAQQTAALVELIKHPPAGEEPFLLDLLAHRVPAGVDEAAYVKAGFLAAIAKGEAVSPILSPAEATRLLGTMLGGYNIQPLIDLLDQAELAPVAAKALAHTLLIFDAFHDVQEKADAGNAHAQQVIRSWAEAEWFTARPEVPEKLTVTVFKVTGETNTDDLSPAPDAWSRPDIPLHAKAMLKMPREGITNAPEQIAELKKKGFPVAYVGDVVGTGSSRKSATNSVLWYMGSDIPYIPNKREGGVCIGGKIAPIFFNTMEDSGALPFECDVTSMAMGDVIDIYPYEGMVRRHESSEVVCRFQLKTDVLLDEVRAGGRIPLIIGRGLTDRARKSLGLPPSTVFRRPDAVQDSGRGFTLAQKMVGRACGVAGVRPHTYCEPHMTTVGSQDTTGPMTRDELKDLACLGFSADLVMQSFCHTAAYPKPVDVEMQHTLPDFIMNRGGVSLRPGDGIIHSWLNRMLLPDTVGTGGDSHTRFPIGISFPAGSGLVAFAAATGVMPLDMPESVLVRFKGTMQPGITLRDMVNAIPYAALQKGLLTVEKKGKKNVFSGRILEIEGLPDLKVEQAFELSDASAERSAGGCTIRLNEAPIREYLTSNVTLLKWMIAQGYGDRRTLERRIRAMEDWLANPVLLEPDPDAEYAEIIEIDMDEIKEPLLACPNDPDDIKPLSEVAGTKIDEVFLGSCMTNIGHFRAAGKLLEQQKGELPTRLWVAPPTRMDQNQLTEEGYYGTFGKVGARTEMPGCSLCMGNQARVRDNATVVSTSTRNFPNRLGNGANVYLASAELAAVCSLLGRIPTVEEYRQYAERIGATADDTYRYLNFDRMDGYRKQADKVALDV
- the zapE gene encoding cell division protein ZapE, whose product is MLKKIAQKITSSSSSELLPDLAGMLEQRYRDQVAQRHIQCDPAQIEALRRLQALLDSLLANLSYRSLPAARRLLVKRPPECKSLYIYGDVGRGKSMLMDWFYEACPFSRKRRVHFNTFMLEVHAFIHQCRQRNKTGAIEALADHIRESALLLCFDEFHVTDIADAMILGRLFGQLFERGIVTVMTSNRPPSELYQGGLQREQFLFFIKVLESRADIVELAAKEDFRLGHLRSLKKTYYFPIDRQADLFIKHCFEELTDHSAIEPRILPLLGRTVQLSAAHGDVALSSFEELCVQPLGAADYLLIAGEFSTLIVSDIPKLTTANRNEAKRFVTLIDALYEHKVKLICTAEVDVPELYTEGDGAFEFKRTVSRLMEMQSDHYLKAEHISALKK
- a CDS encoding glycoside hydrolase family 15 protein, which translates into the protein MPLPIADYALIGNTRTAALVGRDGSIDWLCLPRFDSAACFASLLGTPEHGRWLVAPAGEIKEIKRRYRPGTLILETDFTTVEGQVRLIDCMPLWPGRSDVVRLVQGIKGCVPMRMDLRIRFDYGSIVPWVHSLEGGLAAMAGPDALELRTIVNLHGEDFKTIADFSVIEGQLIPFVLSYFASHEPPPLPIDPFASVNAATVWWESWSKHCTYHGPWLDKVQRSVITLKALTFAPTGGIVAAPTTSLPEQPKGIRNWDYRFCWLRDATFTLYALLSSGFRQEAAAWREWLIRVAAGRPQDLQILYGLAGERRLHETSLGWLPGYQGAAPVRIGNAASEQFQLDVYGEVMDALHLTRIAGLDPEAHAWEIQKVLMDFLESSWQRPDNGIWEVRGGPRHFTHSKMMAWVGVDRAVKAVERFGLDGPVERWRELRGRIHAEVCERGFNPELGSFVQSYDSTRLDASLLMMPLVGFLPPKDERVRGTVEAIERELLQDGLVLRYVTSGEVDGLPPGEGFFLPCSFWLVDNLAMLGRHDEAYRLFERLLLFGNDVGLFSEEYDPRARCLLGNFPQAMTHVALVNSAGHLSSGTDPSRHRRMGSENGYAFP
- the ftsH gene encoding ATP-dependent zinc metalloprotease FtsH; translated protein: MIDKNPGVRNSESSERPERRSSRPRYLVWFLLILLFSWYWYGIEQTRPPLNLSYTEFKARVRADQVAEATLRGDQVSGVLREDSSKKHTAAEERQPPPRFITTLPPIDDPELIPLLEKHGVNVSAESEQARWWQQALIGLIPWLFILAFLWYSPRRMQENMTGGEGPGGLFGFGKSRAKRFRSGESRITFDDAAGLENAKRDMREITGYLKDPARYRKLGAYIPKGILLMGPPGTGKTLMAKAMAGEAGVPFFSISGSEFIEMFVGVGASRVRDLFESAKKEAPAVIFIDEIDSVGRARGAGLGGGHDEREQTLNQILGEMDGFDPHEAVVVLAATNRPDVLDAALLRPGRFDRKITLDLPDKKARLQILKIHSKAVPLTSDVDMERLAALTAGFAGADLENLVNEAALMAGREYKEQVDMALLLNARDKVVLGGKRELAIGDREKRLIAYHEAGHAVAASLLPHADPLDKVTVIPRGRALGATEQVPEEERHNLSESYLRDRIGVMLGGRVSEKLIFGEFSSGAENDLKEATRLARQMVSHWGMSDKLGPLAFHRGEEHVFLGREIAQPRDFSEYTARIIDGEIGALLRGIEKEIADLLRDYRPQLDALAEALLENETLEAAEIRAIIESKPAVAYRKAVQG
- a CDS encoding DUF504 domain-containing protein, encoding MQPIQALLSRIRWDADWAKDDFRIGYYDRIEQQVLMVAFKELIFPKNDHFSFELIDEEGRLHAVPYHRVKAVYRNGRLIWHRER
- a CDS encoding GlxA family transcriptional regulator, with product MTYARTTPLMQHRRIAMVVYPDCEIMDVTGPMDVFCFANYALRLSGRIAETESVYSLSLIAEQSGPIRTASGMRLCADLAYEDIPEDTDTLMVTGAPFTVDSWRDEKLKRWLPGMALKVRRVVSICTGAFVLAECGLLNHRKATTHWLFCEQIASQYRDVQILPDKIFVRDGNVYTSGGVTAGIDLALSLVEEDWGWEVAASVARGMLIFMRRPGGQSQFSSYIFNEAKTRKDFRELQAWIVSHPEEDLSVESLAGRMAMSPRNFSRVFCQEIGLTPAKFVERVRLEAARNLMLRSDHPMESIASQCGFNNSEQMRRSFQRFLNVTPQEYRSNFK